One part of the Sphingobacterium sp. LZ7M1 genome encodes these proteins:
- a CDS encoding LytTR family DNA-binding domain-containing protein, which yields MIKAIAIDDEPIALDIIRRYAEQIPYLNLEKQFLNGLEAKEYLQHNEVQLMFLDVRMPDINGIDLFKGLEEKPLVIFSTAYSEYALSGFELEALDYLLKPYTFDRFEKAVIRAKELLELKGVIDNNPSLFVKDGYQMIKIDLKEVLALQAVGNYIRFILEGREVLARMTIKEFLSEWADDSFLQVHRSYIINSNKISKLDRHSIWIEDMEIPIGGSYLEEVKEKFKL from the coding sequence ATGATTAAAGCCATTGCCATAGATGATGAACCGATAGCACTGGATATCATCAGGAGATACGCCGAACAAATTCCTTATCTAAATCTGGAAAAACAGTTCCTGAATGGTCTTGAGGCAAAGGAATATCTACAACATAATGAGGTTCAATTGATGTTCTTAGATGTGCGAATGCCAGACATCAATGGAATTGACTTATTCAAGGGCCTGGAAGAAAAACCACTCGTGATTTTCTCTACCGCCTATTCTGAATATGCCCTATCTGGTTTTGAACTGGAGGCATTGGATTATCTCCTAAAACCCTACACTTTTGACCGCTTTGAAAAGGCAGTGATTAGGGCTAAGGAATTATTGGAACTAAAAGGTGTGATAGACAACAACCCAAGCTTATTTGTGAAGGACGGGTATCAAATGATAAAGATTGATTTGAAAGAGGTCTTGGCCCTTCAAGCCGTTGGCAATTATATTCGGTTCATTCTAGAAGGCCGTGAGGTATTGGCAAGGATGACCATCAAAGAATTTCTATCGGAGTGGGCAGATGATTCTTTTTTGCAGGTCCATCGTTCCTATATTATCAACTCGAACAAAATCAGTAAGCTAGACAGACATTCTATCTGGATAGAGGATATGGAAATTCCCATTGGCGGAAGCTATTTAGAAGAGGTAAAGGAAAAGTTTAAACTTTAA
- the dnaK gene encoding molecular chaperone DnaK — MSKIIGIDLGTTNSCVAVMEGNEPVVIANNEGKRTTPSVVAFVAGGERKVGDPAKRQAITNPQNTIYSIKRFMGVTYNEAKGEIDKVPYKVVKGDNDTPRVEIGDRKYTPQEISAMILQKMKKTAEDYLGQEVTRAVITVPAYFNDAQRQATKEAGEIAGLKVERIINEPTAAALAYGLEKADKDMKIVVFDCGGGTHDVSVLELGDGVFEVKSTDGDTHLGGDDFDNAIINWLADEFADENGGLDLRKDPMALQRLKDAAEKAKIELSSTTSTEINLPYITADGSGPKHLVRSLSRAKFESLVGPLIERTIEPCRTALKNAGFSTSDIDEVILVGGSTRIPAIQDAVKKFFGKEPSKGVNPDEVVALGAAIQGGVLTGEVKDVLLLDVTPLSLGIETMGGVMTKLIEANTTIPTRKSEVFSTASDNQPSVEIHVLQGERPMAAQNRTLGRFQLTDIPPAPRGIPQIEVVFDIDANGIIKVSAIDKATGKEQNIRIEASSGLSDEEVKKMKQEAEANAEADKKVKEEVDKLNSADALIFSTEKQLNEYGDKISADKKGPIESGLEKLKKAHADKNFADIETASTELNAAWSAASEEMYVASQQGAGQQQAQGDAGQANNGGNQGGGADDVQDVDFEEVK, encoded by the coding sequence ATGTCAAAAATTATAGGAATCGACTTAGGAACTACCAACTCATGTGTAGCCGTTATGGAAGGTAATGAGCCGGTAGTTATTGCAAATAACGAAGGAAAGCGTACTACACCTTCTGTTGTTGCATTCGTAGCAGGCGGGGAACGCAAGGTTGGAGATCCAGCAAAACGTCAAGCCATCACTAATCCACAGAACACGATCTACTCGATCAAGCGTTTTATGGGGGTTACATACAATGAGGCAAAAGGCGAAATCGACAAAGTTCCTTATAAAGTAGTAAAAGGCGACAATGATACACCACGTGTGGAGATTGGCGACCGTAAATATACTCCTCAAGAAATCTCAGCAATGATCCTTCAAAAAATGAAGAAAACTGCAGAAGATTACTTAGGACAAGAAGTAACTCGTGCCGTAATTACCGTACCTGCTTATTTTAATGACGCACAACGTCAGGCAACGAAAGAAGCTGGTGAAATCGCAGGCTTGAAAGTAGAACGTATCATCAACGAACCTACTGCAGCAGCATTAGCATATGGTCTTGAGAAAGCAGACAAAGACATGAAAATCGTAGTTTTTGACTGTGGTGGTGGTACTCATGACGTTTCAGTATTGGAATTAGGTGACGGTGTGTTTGAAGTAAAATCTACTGATGGTGATACGCACTTAGGTGGTGATGACTTTGATAACGCTATCATTAACTGGTTAGCTGACGAGTTTGCAGACGAAAACGGTGGATTGGACTTGAGAAAAGACCCAATGGCATTGCAACGTTTGAAAGATGCTGCTGAGAAAGCGAAAATCGAGTTGTCAAGCACAACTTCTACAGAGATCAACTTACCATATATCACTGCAGATGGATCTGGTCCTAAGCACTTAGTTCGTTCTTTATCACGTGCTAAATTCGAAAGCTTAGTAGGTCCACTTATCGAACGTACTATCGAGCCTTGCCGTACAGCATTGAAAAATGCAGGATTCAGTACTTCAGATATCGACGAAGTAATCCTTGTAGGTGGTTCAACTCGTATCCCAGCAATCCAGGATGCTGTTAAGAAATTCTTCGGAAAAGAGCCTTCAAAAGGTGTTAACCCTGATGAGGTAGTAGCATTAGGTGCTGCAATCCAAGGTGGTGTATTGACAGGGGAAGTAAAAGATGTGTTGTTATTAGACGTAACTCCACTTTCTTTAGGTATTGAAACCATGGGTGGTGTAATGACCAAATTAATTGAGGCCAACACAACTATCCCTACGCGTAAATCGGAAGTTTTCTCTACCGCTTCGGATAATCAACCATCTGTTGAGATCCATGTATTACAAGGTGAGAGACCAATGGCTGCTCAGAACCGTACGTTAGGACGTTTCCAATTGACAGACATTCCTCCTGCACCTCGTGGAATCCCTCAAATTGAAGTAGTATTTGATATCGATGCTAACGGTATTATCAAAGTGTCAGCAATCGACAAAGCTACAGGTAAAGAGCAAAACATCCGTATCGAAGCTTCTTCAGGTCTATCTGACGAAGAGGTTAAGAAAATGAAACAAGAAGCTGAAGCCAATGCAGAAGCTGATAAAAAAGTAAAAGAGGAAGTAGATAAATTGAACTCTGCTGATGCCTTGATCTTCTCAACTGAAAAACAATTGAATGAATATGGCGATAAAATCTCTGCAGATAAAAAAGGTCCTATCGAATCTGGTCTAGAGAAGTTGAAAAAAGCACATGCTGACAAAAACTTCGCAGATATAGAGACTGCATCTACTGAATTGAATGCTGCATGGAGTGCTGCATCTGAAGAAATGTACGTTGCATCGCAACAAGGAGCCGGTCAACAACAAGCTCAAGGTGATGCTGGTCAAGCAAACAATGGCGGAAACCAAGGTGGTGGCGCTGATGACGTGCAAGACGTAGATTTCGAAGAGGTTAAATAA
- a CDS encoding MmcQ/YjbR family DNA-binding protein: MNIEELRDYCIAKKESTEETPFGPDTLVFKVLGKVFLLVGLDQVDQLSFNVKCDPEYAVELREKYEHTVLPGYHMNKKHWNTVHANRQLNDQKLFELIDHSYELIVQGLPKKEREKLS; encoded by the coding sequence ATGAACATCGAAGAACTTCGGGATTATTGCATCGCAAAAAAGGAAAGTACAGAGGAGACACCATTTGGTCCAGATACTTTAGTGTTTAAGGTATTGGGGAAAGTCTTTCTTCTGGTAGGATTAGACCAGGTGGACCAACTTTCTTTTAATGTGAAATGTGATCCTGAGTATGCCGTTGAATTAAGGGAGAAATATGAACATACTGTCTTGCCTGGTTACCATATGAACAAAAAGCATTGGAATACGGTACATGCTAACAGGCAGTTGAACGACCAAAAACTCTTTGAGTTAATAGACCATAGTTATGAGCTGATTGTTCAAGGCTTACCGAAGAAGGAACGTGAGAAACTATCTTAA
- a CDS encoding porin family protein, with protein sequence MRLIKIEIKYALLSVFGLFFALNLNAQALEQGKFRVDAEVGTKIGGASPLGLPVEIRKINGFKPALPFFVGVKVAYGIDDKWGVRSGLIFEGKGMKTEASVKGYKTSFNADEDPSQNVRGYYYGDITTNVENLYFTIPVMATYQLNPSWSLQAGPYVSMAVQRKFYGMATDGYIRDEEPTGEKVGIVDAAYDFKSQIRKVDVGMSVAGKYDFAKRYYATAQFDYGFNSIMKTGFESISFNMHNIFMNIGVGVRVF encoded by the coding sequence ATGAGATTAATTAAAATCGAGATAAAATACGCTCTTTTGAGTGTATTTGGTTTGTTTTTTGCCTTGAACCTAAACGCACAGGCTTTAGAACAAGGGAAATTTAGAGTAGATGCTGAAGTAGGGACTAAGATCGGTGGAGCTTCTCCGTTGGGATTGCCCGTAGAAATTCGCAAGATCAATGGTTTCAAACCAGCTTTGCCTTTTTTCGTAGGGGTTAAAGTGGCCTATGGCATCGATGACAAATGGGGCGTTCGCTCAGGACTGATCTTTGAAGGTAAAGGGATGAAGACTGAAGCCTCGGTAAAAGGATATAAAACATCTTTTAATGCTGATGAAGATCCGTCACAAAATGTTAGGGGCTATTATTACGGTGATATCACCACCAATGTAGAGAATCTTTACTTTACCATTCCTGTCATGGCGACCTATCAATTAAATCCAAGCTGGAGCCTTCAGGCCGGACCTTATGTTTCCATGGCTGTACAACGTAAATTCTACGGTATGGCAACAGATGGCTATATCCGGGATGAAGAACCAACAGGAGAAAAGGTAGGGATCGTAGATGCCGCTTATGATTTCAAAAGCCAGATCAGAAAAGTAGATGTTGGAATGAGCGTAGCAGGAAAATATGACTTCGCAAAACGCTACTATGCTACTGCCCAATTTGATTACGGTTTCAATAGCATCATGAAAACTGGCTTTGAAAGCATCAGTTTCAATATGCACAATATCTTTATGAATATTGGTGTAGGTGTGAGGGTTTTTTAG
- a CDS encoding PCMD domain-containing protein → MPQSKFIWALLGVVFFISSCIKDEAKNMEADITQVSIADSLINVKPIINNRNVVIYVKPGKVDLKEFALDFDLTPGATSVPASGSVQDFSAPVFYEVTSEDGQYKKQYSVTLLESSVPEMFDFELFKHDEKKNWIYFYEEVEGVQQELWASGNSGFALTAGSNPTEKAYPTQATDDPKLVKSGKYAAYLETKSTGFLGSLVKKPIAAGNLFIGSMFTKSIIDIQTRFGLPFNKIPVSMTGYYKYEPGKKVIDMNGKEVNVTDECDIYAVLFDRVALMQATANDKEDAGRTWLNDKDVLNSPHIIALAQLKETSATKGDGLVKFDLPFVFKKEYSQLDADAYRYSIAVVLSSSKNGAIFQGAIGSKLIVDEVKINVR, encoded by the coding sequence ATGCCGCAATCAAAATTTATTTGGGCCCTTTTGGGGGTCGTGTTCTTTATTTCTAGCTGTATTAAAGACGAGGCGAAAAACATGGAAGCTGATATCACACAAGTCTCCATCGCCGATAGTTTGATTAATGTCAAACCTATCATCAACAACAGAAACGTTGTTATCTATGTCAAACCCGGGAAAGTGGATTTGAAAGAATTCGCCCTTGATTTTGACTTAACGCCTGGAGCAACTTCGGTTCCTGCCTCAGGTTCGGTCCAAGATTTTTCTGCCCCTGTATTTTATGAGGTCACTTCTGAAGATGGACAGTACAAAAAACAATATTCCGTGACTTTATTGGAGTCCTCCGTTCCTGAAATGTTTGATTTCGAACTGTTCAAACATGACGAGAAGAAAAACTGGATCTATTTCTATGAAGAGGTAGAGGGCGTTCAGCAAGAGCTATGGGCTTCCGGAAACTCGGGCTTTGCCTTGACAGCCGGTTCTAATCCTACCGAAAAAGCTTATCCAACCCAAGCTACCGATGATCCAAAATTGGTGAAATCAGGAAAATATGCAGCTTACCTGGAGACTAAATCCACTGGTTTCTTAGGTTCTTTGGTGAAGAAGCCTATTGCGGCTGGTAATCTGTTCATTGGTTCTATGTTTACCAAAAGTATCATAGACATCCAAACACGTTTTGGCCTCCCATTCAATAAAATCCCTGTTTCCATGACCGGTTATTATAAATATGAACCCGGTAAAAAGGTAATCGATATGAATGGTAAAGAAGTCAATGTTACGGATGAATGTGACATCTATGCTGTATTATTTGATCGCGTTGCGTTGATGCAAGCTACAGCAAACGATAAAGAGGATGCAGGAAGAACCTGGCTGAACGACAAAGATGTGTTGAATAGCCCGCATATCATAGCCCTTGCTCAATTGAAGGAAACTTCTGCAACAAAAGGAGATGGCTTAGTGAAGTTCGATCTGCCATTTGTATTCAAGAAAGAATATAGCCAGTTAGATGCCGACGCGTACCGTTATAGCATTGCCGTAGTGCTTTCTTCCAGCAAGAATGGAGCAATATTCCAAGGTGCTATTGGAAGTAAGTTAATTGTAGATGAAGTGAAAATCAACGTAAGATAA
- a CDS encoding thioredoxin family protein — MTFDEYQSYFEDILNNTEKHEAYSSNPDYLSYAKLNWSRMNRWLKKFEPSSEMKVCIENIKDPQHWILITEPWCGDAGHSVAQIYKIVKDNPFIDLDIQLRDTEPFLIDDYLTNGGKSIPKLIIRNDVGHDKVVWGPRPDALQEIFETERAEGKPMEEIKENIQRWYNEDKGAEIQKELTKLLSE; from the coding sequence ATGACTTTTGACGAATACCAGAGTTACTTCGAGGATATCTTAAACAATACCGAAAAACACGAAGCATACTCATCAAACCCTGACTATTTAAGTTACGCTAAACTCAATTGGTCCAGAATGAACAGATGGTTGAAAAAATTTGAACCATCATCAGAAATGAAAGTATGCATTGAAAACATCAAAGATCCTCAACACTGGATCTTAATCACAGAACCTTGGTGTGGGGATGCAGGGCACTCCGTTGCTCAGATCTATAAAATCGTAAAGGACAATCCTTTTATCGATCTTGATATTCAACTTCGCGACACTGAACCTTTTTTAATCGACGATTACTTGACCAATGGTGGAAAATCAATCCCGAAATTGATCATCCGTAATGATGTAGGACATGATAAAGTGGTATGGGGACCACGTCCAGATGCACTACAGGAAATCTTCGAAACTGAAAGAGCGGAAGGAAAACCCATGGAGGAAATCAAAGAAAACATCCAAAGATGGTATAACGAAGATAAAGGGGCAGAAATCCAAAAAGAATTGACAAAATTATTATCTGAATAA
- a CDS encoding sensor histidine kinase, with protein sequence MNLSSTRSNHKMTFRRFITEFLFIIGMSLIFFVISMSIHRHLAILFLYAPFGYLLYALNNFSLLELLVKKKITKVEYILISILSAILIFIPFLILVQLIHGRYSDKIIFVGALFASVVILATYFYFFRYRADKKTIDFLRKDLGKTAAEYKLMQSQVNPHFLFNVMNSIYGIALQENASRTADSVQRLSQMMRFLIFENQQDQIPLSRDLSYLKEYIAIQSLRTESVPNVKIEHEIIDSLDSLYIAPMLLIPFVENAFKHGISMSKPSWIKVNADVVDGQLKFSVYNSIHKSTGTDLERTKSGIGLENVRSRLDLTYPDRYMLVMEQNQQEYFVFLTIDLDEVPHSEIASKMNEND encoded by the coding sequence ATGAATTTAAGCAGCACTAGATCAAACCATAAAATGACCTTCAGGAGATTCATTACTGAATTCCTCTTCATTATCGGCATGTCATTGATTTTCTTTGTGATTTCCATGTCCATACACCGACATTTGGCCATTTTATTCCTCTATGCTCCTTTTGGCTACCTGCTATATGCCTTAAATAACTTTTCGCTATTGGAGCTATTGGTCAAAAAGAAGATCACCAAAGTGGAGTACATCTTGATCAGCATATTGAGTGCAATCCTTATTTTTATCCCTTTCCTGATCCTTGTCCAACTTATACATGGACGATATAGTGACAAAATCATATTTGTAGGCGCCTTATTTGCTTCTGTTGTGATCTTGGCGACCTACTTTTACTTTTTCAGGTACCGAGCTGACAAAAAGACCATCGACTTCTTGAGAAAAGACTTGGGCAAGACCGCAGCGGAATATAAACTGATGCAATCTCAGGTAAATCCGCACTTTCTGTTCAATGTCATGAACAGCATCTATGGAATTGCCCTGCAGGAGAATGCAAGCCGCACTGCAGATTCGGTTCAACGGCTGAGCCAAATGATGCGTTTCCTGATCTTTGAAAACCAACAGGATCAAATCCCTCTTTCCAGAGATTTAAGTTACCTAAAAGAATATATCGCTATTCAGAGCTTAAGGACTGAGAGTGTTCCTAACGTCAAGATTGAACATGAAATCATAGATAGCTTGGACAGCTTGTACATTGCACCGATGCTCCTGATTCCCTTTGTTGAAAATGCTTTCAAACATGGCATCAGTATGAGCAAACCTTCCTGGATCAAGGTGAATGCAGATGTGGTCGATGGACAGTTGAAATTTTCCGTTTACAACAGCATTCACAAAAGCACCGGAACCGACCTGGAAAGAACGAAATCAGGAATCGGGCTGGAAAATGTAAGGTCTAGGCTGGACCTGACCTACCCTGACCGCTATATGCTGGTTATGGAACAAAACCAACAGGAGTATTTTGTTTTTCTGACCATTGACCTCGATGAAGTCCCTCATTCGGAGATAGCATCCAAAATGAACGAAAATGATTAA
- a CDS encoding TIGR02117 family protein yields the protein MMKKVMMALLYVFIGLIVFAGLYFAADSVLSRISADKPDKEGKPKNITVYVLSNDVHTDIVLPIRNELQDWTEVFPIENNKGKDLNQQYVSIGWGDKGFYLNTPEWKDLTLKTALVAGLGIGETALHVTYYKRMEENDLCYKVHIDSNQYNVLKSYILNSLDMGEDGKPILIETNAQYGPDDAFYEAKGAYSLFYSCNTWSNAALKNANMPSGVWTVFDKGILRHYRD from the coding sequence ATGATGAAGAAAGTTATGATGGCCCTTCTCTATGTGTTTATTGGATTAATCGTGTTTGCAGGTCTATACTTTGCGGCAGATTCTGTCTTGTCAAGGATTTCTGCCGATAAGCCTGATAAAGAGGGAAAACCTAAAAATATCACGGTTTATGTGCTATCCAATGATGTACATACCGATATCGTGCTTCCCATTCGGAATGAATTACAGGACTGGACAGAGGTATTTCCCATTGAAAACAATAAAGGAAAAGATTTGAATCAACAATATGTTTCTATTGGTTGGGGTGATAAGGGCTTTTACCTGAATACCCCTGAGTGGAAGGACCTGACCTTAAAGACTGCTTTGGTAGCTGGTTTGGGTATTGGTGAAACTGCCCTGCATGTTACTTACTATAAACGGATGGAAGAAAATGACCTTTGCTATAAAGTTCATATCGATAGCAATCAGTATAATGTCCTGAAAAGTTATATCCTGAATTCCTTGGATATGGGGGAGGATGGTAAACCTATTTTGATTGAGACGAATGCGCAATATGGTCCTGATGATGCATTCTATGAGGCTAAGGGAGCTTACAGTTTGTTTTATTCCTGTAATACTTGGTCTAATGCTGCTTTGAAAAACGCAAATATGCCATCTGGAGTTTGGACGGTTTTTGATAAGGGGATTTTAAGGCATTATAGGGATTAA
- a CDS encoding sugar phosphate nucleotidyltransferase, whose protein sequence is MGKPTLVVLAAGMASRYGSLKQVDGFGPHGETIIDYSIFDAIRAGFGKVVFIIREEFEAVMREKFDAKLAGKIEVAYAFQDFNLRKFGIDKDIERAKPWGTAHAVMSAKDEVDGPFCVINADDFYGYDAFKKMADFLSNEADDKHMSLMGFALGNTMSDYGYVSRGVCEVTPEGHMASVTERTNIYYDNAEGDKKIVFEENGVKNELPADARVSMNFWGFTPKIFEVAMEMFPKFVEENGDNPKSEFFIPSVPDYMVKKGQADFKVIPTSSKWFGVTYMEDKPIVQESISKLVADGEYPQKLF, encoded by the coding sequence ATGGGAAAACCAACTTTGGTGGTTCTAGCAGCGGGAATGGCTAGCCGTTATGGTTCATTAAAACAAGTGGATGGTTTTGGTCCACATGGGGAAACAATTATTGATTATTCCATTTTTGATGCGATCCGTGCCGGTTTTGGAAAAGTAGTTTTCATTATCCGTGAAGAATTTGAAGCCGTGATGCGTGAAAAATTTGACGCCAAGCTTGCAGGTAAGATCGAGGTAGCTTATGCTTTTCAAGATTTTAACTTGAGGAAATTCGGAATCGATAAAGATATTGAACGTGCTAAACCTTGGGGTACAGCTCATGCTGTGATGAGTGCGAAGGATGAAGTTGATGGACCTTTCTGTGTAATCAATGCTGATGATTTTTATGGTTATGATGCCTTTAAGAAAATGGCTGATTTCCTAAGCAATGAGGCGGATGATAAGCACATGTCTTTGATGGGATTTGCATTGGGCAATACCATGTCGGACTATGGCTATGTTTCTCGTGGTGTATGTGAGGTGACTCCTGAAGGCCATATGGCTTCCGTTACGGAAAGAACGAACATCTATTATGATAACGCTGAAGGCGACAAGAAAATCGTCTTTGAAGAGAACGGAGTAAAAAATGAATTGCCAGCGGATGCACGTGTATCGATGAACTTCTGGGGCTTTACTCCTAAAATCTTTGAAGTGGCGATGGAGATGTTCCCTAAGTTTGTTGAAGAAAATGGTGATAATCCTAAATCAGAATTCTTTATCCCTTCTGTTCCTGACTACATGGTAAAAAAAGGACAGGCTGACTTTAAAGTAATTCCAACTTCTTCGAAATGGTTTGGTGTTACTTATATGGAAGATAAACCAATCGTACAGGAAAGTATCTCAAAATTGGTAGCTGATGGAGAATACCCTCAGAAATTATTTTAA
- a CDS encoding helicase HerA-like domain-containing protein, with protein sequence MKEQFIEKITASYNPKGPFIQLGSGILDGEIVTAAKVNLALKMMNRHGLIAGATGTGKTRTLQLTAEQLSDAGVPVFMLDVKGDLSGLAEPGKTNDALIERGNAVGIPFEPASFPIELFSLSGKLGAPMRVTVEDFGPVLLARILDLNDTQAGVLSAIFKYADDTQLPIVDFPDLKKLLSYLSDGPGAEEIKNDYGKISTASANTILRKIVAIEQQGLAHIFGEKEFDIQDLFGKVDGKGVITLLNISDIQDQPLLFSTFLLSLLAQLFKKLPEVGDLDKPKLVFFFDEAHLLFNGASKAFLTQIEQIVRLIRSKGVGVFFCTQAATDIPESVLGQLGNRVQHALRAFTPNDADNLRKTVKTYPTSEFYEIDKVLTSLGTGQALVTVLNDKGIPTEVVATHLVPARAIMGPCSPQLYEELVQNSDYRSKYQERVERQTASEIIEERMKSFEAKKEAEAAQKEAEKAAGKTRSSGSRRQTPLEAAQTQASRTLAREGAKLLGKIANGILNSIFKKR encoded by the coding sequence ATGAAAGAACAATTTATTGAAAAGATAACTGCCTCCTATAATCCTAAGGGGCCATTTATACAATTAGGTTCTGGTATCCTTGATGGTGAGATTGTAACAGCAGCTAAGGTAAACCTCGCTTTAAAGATGATGAACCGACATGGTCTGATTGCAGGAGCGACCGGAACGGGTAAAACCCGGACCCTGCAGTTGACTGCTGAACAACTATCGGATGCCGGTGTGCCGGTTTTCATGTTGGATGTAAAGGGGGATTTATCGGGATTAGCTGAACCTGGAAAAACCAATGATGCCTTGATAGAGCGTGGAAACGCTGTTGGGATCCCTTTTGAACCCGCAAGTTTCCCTATAGAACTGTTTTCTCTTTCCGGAAAATTAGGTGCTCCAATGCGAGTTACTGTCGAGGATTTTGGTCCGGTGCTACTGGCCCGTATCTTGGACCTGAACGATACCCAAGCTGGGGTATTGAGTGCTATATTCAAATATGCGGATGATACGCAGTTGCCTATCGTCGATTTTCCGGATCTCAAAAAGTTGCTGAGTTACCTTTCTGATGGGCCCGGCGCTGAGGAAATCAAGAATGATTATGGTAAGATCTCGACAGCAAGTGCCAATACGATCTTAAGGAAAATTGTCGCTATCGAACAACAGGGGCTTGCCCATATCTTTGGCGAAAAAGAATTTGATATACAGGACCTGTTTGGAAAAGTGGATGGAAAAGGGGTAATTACCTTATTGAACATTTCCGATATCCAAGACCAACCTTTATTATTTTCCACATTTTTATTGAGCCTTTTGGCCCAATTATTTAAGAAATTACCTGAAGTTGGGGATTTAGATAAACCTAAATTGGTGTTTTTCTTTGATGAGGCACACTTATTGTTTAATGGAGCATCGAAGGCTTTCTTGACGCAGATCGAGCAGATCGTTCGATTGATCCGTTCAAAAGGAGTAGGGGTGTTTTTCTGTACACAGGCGGCAACGGATATTCCTGAATCTGTTTTAGGACAATTAGGAAACAGGGTCCAACATGCTTTAAGAGCATTTACCCCGAACGATGCCGATAACTTAAGGAAAACGGTGAAAACTTATCCTACATCGGAGTTTTACGAGATCGATAAGGTCTTGACCTCATTAGGAACAGGGCAGGCTTTGGTAACTGTATTGAATGATAAGGGTATTCCGACAGAGGTGGTTGCAACGCATTTAGTGCCTGCAAGAGCCATAATGGGTCCATGTAGCCCTCAGTTATATGAGGAATTGGTTCAAAATTCGGATTACCGTTCGAAATATCAAGAACGAGTGGAAAGACAGACTGCATCGGAAATCATTGAGGAGCGCATGAAGTCTTTTGAAGCAAAGAAAGAGGCCGAGGCGGCACAGAAAGAAGCGGAGAAAGCAGCAGGGAAAACGAGGTCTTCTGGATCTAGGAGACAAACACCTTTGGAAGCCGCACAGACGCAGGCGAGCAGGACATTGGCGAGAGAGGGCGCGAAATTATTAGGGAAGATTGCCAATGGCATCCTAAACTCTATCTTCAAAAAGAGATAA